The genomic interval CCCACTTTTGAGACAATAAAGTTCATTTGACCCAGTCTGTCCGGCTTGGGAACGTAATTGCGTTGGAAGCTCTAGCTTCCATTTAGCCGGCAAGCGAAGCTTCGTGTATTATTCGATTCAAAAGAGGTTTCCAAATATCTTGGGTAACATACTGAAAAGCCTCCAAGCTGACATTATGGGTTCATTCCCTTTTCCATTCGAAGCGGGAGCTTCTCAAACAATCCCGTTCTCAAGCCGGAGCTTGGGAACGGGCGGTTTTTTTCATAGGACTAAAGTATTACAATTCTTTGTAAAAAAACAAAATGTGTGAAGATATACAAAAAATCGGGAATGCACCCATGGCAACTCCGTTTTTTTCTTTGTGTAATTTATATACCTTCTGATATTTTGAAAGGTGAAACAGTTGCCATTTTCAGAATACTAAACTGTTGCAAAAAATGTAATTGTAATAAGAATCCTTTGTCGGAAAATCATGTGAAGCAACGGGAATATTTTTGTGGATTAACCTTGCACAAAACGCTTTAATAATAATGCTCCACATAAAAATTTGACTACAAGTTTGTTTTTGGAAATTCCGGCAAGAACGATGTATGTGACACTGTAAGGGGTGAAGCATTTGAAATAGTCAAATACTGCTCAAGGATCCACATCCTTCGTCCCTGCTTTGTCAAAGCATAAATTGTTACAAGAGCCGTGACTGTTTCGACGGAGGAAAAAAAGTTATAACACACACCTTTAAAGAAATAGTATTCTCCATCATTAAGGAATCTATCGTATGGAACAAAATTTACAGAACCTGCTGAACCGAATACAAAAAGAAGGTATTGATAAAGCGGATAAAGAGGCAATGAGGATCATCTCAGACGCCAGAGAAAAAGCTGCCGGGATAGTAAAAGAAGCGGAAATGAAGGCAAAAGAAATGCTTGAAAAGGCGGAGCTTGACGCCAGGTTGTTTGCCGAGCATGGCGCCAAAACTATAGCACATGCGGGAAGAGATGTTCTAATAACCGTAGGCAAAGGCATTGATACCCTGTTTAGAGAAATAGCCTTTCATTCTGTAGGCGAGGCGCTTTCACCTGATACCCTTATTCAGATGATGATAAAGCTGGCGTCTGCATATGCAGAAAAGGGGTTTGCGGAAGGCAGGATCAATATGCTGCTTAGTCCGGAAGATCAAAAAACGGTGGTAAAATTGTTTATGGAAAAATACCGGGAACAGTTTCGGGAAGGAATAGAAATACATGTTGATGATAAAATAATCAAAGGATTTAAAGTGTCGATGAAATCTGACGCCGTATTTCACGATTTTACACAGGAAGCGATTGCTGATGCTATTTGTTATTTTCTAAAACCACACCTTGCCGGGATTATTCACCGCGTTGCAAATGACATTGCGAAGGAGGATTGAATGGCCTATTATTATCTGGTCGCAAGCCTTATTCCGCTTACTTTAGAGGGTGATGTTTCATTCACCCCCAGGGAATTCTTTGAGTCATGCAAAAATATGCTTGCTTCTCAGGACAGGAAGGATCTCGAATACGTTATAGACGGGCGGCCAGAATCCGCACGGCATGCATTTGTCAGGAAATGGCTTTACGCTGAAAATCAGTTGAAAAATGCCCTTGCTGCGGCTAGATCTGCAAGATTAAATATCGATTCACATCAGTTCCTGCGGGGAGATAAGAAGATTGACATAAATGCTGCGAAGATTGTTGCAGAGGCGCTCAGCAAACACAATCCCCTCGATAAAGAACGTGCTTTGGACAAATATCGATGGAAACTCCTTGATGATATGGCAAGGGCTGATTTTTTCGGCATGTCATCCATTTTTTCTTATGTGATTAAGCTGAAATTGATAATGAGGTGGAAATCATTGAATGATGAAAAGGGGCGTGAAGTGTTGGAAAAACTCATTGTGACTAATTCCGGGGAAATATGCTATGGGATGTAAATGCGGAAGCATTGAAAGTGCAAATTGCCACTGCGGAAGAATTGTAGGCATAAACGGCAATATGATAACCGTAGAATTTTATGGAATGTTAAGGCAGAATGAACTGGCTTACATTATGCTGGAAGATGTACGTCTGAAGGCGGAGGTTATACGGATAAGGGGCCGTTATGCCGACGTGCAGATACTGGAAGATCCGAGATGGTTGAAAGTAGGGGGGCATGTTGATTTTTCAGGAGAACTACTGGCGGCAGAGCTGGGACCCGGTTTGCTTACACAAATTTTTGACGGTCTTCAAAATCCTCTTCCTGAACTTGCAAGAGAGTGCGGTTTCTTTTTAAAACGTGGGGTATACATGGACGCCATTCCGAGGGATAAGGAATGGAAATTTACACCTGTCGTAAAAAAAGGAGATGTGCTAAGAGCCGGCGACTCCATTGGCACTGTGCCTGAAGGGATTTTTTCTCACCGCATCATGGTGCCTTTTTCGCTCCGCGGCAGATATTGCGTTGAATGGGTCGCGGGGCATGGCTCATACCGGGTGGATGAGACAATAGCGGAGCTAAAGGATAGTAAAGGAGCGCTCGTAAAGGTGACTATGGTTCAGAAGTGGCCGGTTAAAGTACCCCTGAAATGTTACAGTGAACGGCTGATGCCTACGGAAACCCTTATGACAAAGATCAGAATTCTTGACACGTTTTTTCCGGCGGCAAAGGGGGGGACGTTTTGTGTTCCAGGTCCTTTTGGCGCGGGCAAGACGGTGTTGCAGCAGCTTATAAGCAGAAATGCGGATGCTGATATTGTTGTTGTCGCCGCATGCGGAGAAAGGGCTGGGGAAGTGGTGGAAACGCTTCGTGAATTTCCGCGGATTACCGACCCACGAACAGGAAAAAGTCTTATGGAACGAACGGTGATTATTTGCAACACCAGTTCAATGCCTGTGGCAGCCCGCGAGGCTTCTGTATATACTGGGGTGACGCTGGCGGAATATTACCGGCAGATGGGATTGCACGTATTGCTGCTGGCGGATTCCACATCACGGTGGGCGCAGGCGCTTCGGGAAGTATCGGGGCGTATGGAAGAAATACCGGGCGATGAAGCATACCCCGCCTATCTTGAGTCTGTTATTGCCGCATTTTATGAACGCGCGGCGATAGTGAGACTGCATGACGGATCTGTGGGGTCTGTTACCATAGGCGGCACTGTCAGCCCCGCCGGCGGAAATTTTGACGAGCCGGTTACGCAGGCAACTCTCAAAGTAGTCGGTGCATTTCATGGGTTGTCAAAAGAACGTTCAGATGCGAGAAGATACCCCTCCATTCATCCCCTTGAAAGCTGGAGCAAGTACAATGGTATTGTTCAGGCGGAATACCTGCTGTTGGCGCTAAAAATCCTCAGAGACGGCAATGATATTGCACAGATGATGAAGGTGGTGGGCGAAGAAGGCACGTCTATTGATGACTTTATCACTTACCTGAAAAGCGAGTACCTTGACGCTGCCTACATGCAGCAAAATGCGTTTCATGTCGTGGACGTGGCATCTTCGGGCGAAAGGCAAAAATATACATTTGGCAAGATGGTAAAAATACTTGGCGCGAAAATGTCGTTTGCCGGCAAAGATGCAGCGAGGGCTTTTTTCCATACGCTGACACAAAAAACAAGAGATTGGAATTATACCGCCATGGAGTCTGATGAATTTCAGGCGATCGAAACGGAATTGGACAAAATGCTCGGGGGGGAAAGTGCGCAGGATATACAATAAAATTGAACAAATTGTCGGGAACGTTATCACTGTTATTGCCGAAGACGTTTCCTATGGAGAACTGGCAAAAATAACAACAGCGGAAGGTAGTTCCATTGCCCAGGTTATCAGGCTTGAAGGTGACAGGGTGTCACTGCAAGTCCTTGCGGGAACTAGGGGAATGTCCACAAACGCCGAGATTAATTTTCTGGGACATTCGATGAAAACGCCGTTTTCTAAATTCCTGCTCGGACGTATCTTTACCGGAAGTGGAGAACCGCGCGATAAGGGACCGGCAATTACTGAAAATCTGATTGATATCGGCGGGCCTTCGGTAAACCCTGTTAAACGTATAATTCCTGAAAATATGATACAAACAGGAATCCCAATGATTGACGTATTTAATACCCTTGTGGAATCACAAAAACTCCCGATATTTTCCATTGCCGGAGAACCATACAATCCCCTGCTGGCGAGGATTGCGCTGCAGGCAAAAGTGGATATCATCATACTTGGCGGAATGGGGCTTAAATATGATGATTATCTTTTTTTCAGAGATATTCTGGAGAAAAGCGGCGCTATAACAAGGTCGATACTTTTTATTCACACGGCGGCTGATCCCACGGTTGAGTGTATTCTTGTGCCGGATTTGTGCCTTGCGGTTGCAGAACAGTTTGCCTTGCAGGGGAAACGGGTGCTGGTCTTACTGACTGACATGACAAATTTTGCCGATTCTATTAAAGAAATCGCAAATACGATGGAACAGATACCTTCAAACCGGGGCTACCCAGGCGACCTGTACAGTCAGCTTGCATCGCGATACGAGAAGGCGGTCAATTTCGAGGGCGCAGGGTCTATCACCATCCTTGCCGTGACGACAATGCCGGGCGACGATGTTACGCATCCGATACCGGACAATACCGGCTACATTACCGAAGGGCAGTTTTATCTGAAGAACGGAAGGATAGAGCCTTTTGGTTCGCTGAGCCGCCTCAAACAACATGTTAATAACAAAACACGCGAAGACCATCGCGCCATTATGGACTCCATGATACAGATATATGCCAGGTATAAAGAAAGTATCGAAAAACAGTCCATGGGATTCCGGATGAGCGCATGGGACAACAAGTTGTTGAAATATGGCGAACGTTTTGAACGCGAAATGATGGATTTGAATGTCAATATCCCTTTGGAACAAGCCCTTAACCTTGGGTGGCAAATACTTGCAGATTGCTTTCAGCCTGCTGAAACGGGTATTACAACAAGGTTGATTGAAAAATTCTGGCCGGCTGCCGCACGCATTGGTGCTTCATAATATTATCGTAACTTCTCAATAAACTGAGATTAACAACCCCTTTACCCCTTATATTATGTGGGATACTGTACAGCCGGCAATAGGCAAAATTACAGATTGTTGATTGAGGACGGGTGCATTCTCGATTTTTTGTATATCTTCACACATTTTGTTTTTTTACAAAGAATTGTAATACTTTAGTCCTATGAAAAAAACCGCTCGTTCCCAAGCTCCGGCTTGGGAACGGGTTTGTTTGAGAAGCTCCAGCTTCGAATGGAAAAGGGAATGAACCCATGATGTTAGTTTGGAGGCTTTTCAGTATGTTATCCAAGATATTTGGAAACCTCTTTTGAATCGAATAATACACGAAGCTTCGCTTGCCGGCTAAATGGAAGCTAGAGCTTCCAACGCAATTACGTTCCCAAGCCGGAGCTTGGGAACGAGCATTTTTGTTTTTCAAAAATCTAAACTGTTACAAAAAATCAGGAATGCTCCCTTTCCTATTGAGTACTGAGTACTGAGGACAAATGTTTTATTCCTGTTATATAACAAGGTACACGTGAATATCTTTTTGAAAAGCCAAACTAATACAAATTGTTACAGACTAACAATAAATAATTATGTCGAAGGTTAAATTTACAAAAAATGAACTCAAAGCCCAGCGTGACGCCTTACGTCGTTATAAACGTTATCTCCCTACACTGGAGCTGAAGAAAATGCAGCTTCAGATTGAAGTCAGGAAGATAGATCATCTTATAGCGGAACAGAAAAAAGAGGAGAAACGTATATGGGATGATGACCTTGACGCATGGATATGTTTGTTTGCAGAAGATATTGATATCGGCTTTTATATCAGAGTTAAGGAAGTGAAATGCAGCATTGGCA from Candidatus Kuenenia stuttgartiensis carries:
- a CDS encoding DUF2764 family protein, which produces MAYYYLVASLIPLTLEGDVSFTPREFFESCKNMLASQDRKDLEYVIDGRPESARHAFVRKWLYAENQLKNALAAARSARLNIDSHQFLRGDKKIDINAAKIVAEALSKHNPLDKERALDKYRWKLLDDMARADFFGMSSIFSYVIKLKLIMRWKSLNDEKGREVLEKLIVTNSGEICYGM
- a CDS encoding V-type ATP synthase subunit A, whose product is MGCKCGSIESANCHCGRIVGINGNMITVEFYGMLRQNELAYIMLEDVRLKAEVIRIRGRYADVQILEDPRWLKVGGHVDFSGELLAAELGPGLLTQIFDGLQNPLPELARECGFFLKRGVYMDAIPRDKEWKFTPVVKKGDVLRAGDSIGTVPEGIFSHRIMVPFSLRGRYCVEWVAGHGSYRVDETIAELKDSKGALVKVTMVQKWPVKVPLKCYSERLMPTETLMTKIRILDTFFPAAKGGTFCVPGPFGAGKTVLQQLISRNADADIVVVAACGERAGEVVETLREFPRITDPRTGKSLMERTVIICNTSSMPVAAREASVYTGVTLAEYYRQMGLHVLLLADSTSRWAQALREVSGRMEEIPGDEAYPAYLESVIAAFYERAAIVRLHDGSVGSVTIGGTVSPAGGNFDEPVTQATLKVVGAFHGLSKERSDARRYPSIHPLESWSKYNGIVQAEYLLLALKILRDGNDIAQMMKVVGEEGTSIDDFITYLKSEYLDAAYMQQNAFHVVDVASSGERQKYTFGKMVKILGAKMSFAGKDAARAFFHTLTQKTRDWNYTAMESDEFQAIETELDKMLGGESAQDIQ
- a CDS encoding V-type ATP synthase subunit B; translated protein: MRRIYNKIEQIVGNVITVIAEDVSYGELAKITTAEGSSIAQVIRLEGDRVSLQVLAGTRGMSTNAEINFLGHSMKTPFSKFLLGRIFTGSGEPRDKGPAITENLIDIGGPSVNPVKRIIPENMIQTGIPMIDVFNTLVESQKLPIFSIAGEPYNPLLARIALQAKVDIIILGGMGLKYDDYLFFRDILEKSGAITRSILFIHTAADPTVECILVPDLCLAVAEQFALQGKRVLVLLTDMTNFADSIKEIANTMEQIPSNRGYPGDLYSQLASRYEKAVNFEGAGSITILAVTTMPGDDVTHPIPDNTGYITEGQFYLKNGRIEPFGSLSRLKQHVNNKTREDHRAIMDSMIQIYARYKESIEKQSMGFRMSAWDNKLLKYGERFEREMMDLNVNIPLEQALNLGWQILADCFQPAETGITTRLIEKFWPAAARIGAS